The following proteins come from a genomic window of Astatotilapia calliptera chromosome 11, fAstCal1.2, whole genome shotgun sequence:
- the gask1a gene encoding uncharacterized protein gask1a isoform X4, whose translation MAWRVWSKLWCGHKWILLLTPLFLLFLMIFVMTVTLPLPSPPAHIAWRSSRALSSTGEFRSRNRIVETLPAAGFQQPLTHMYSRSLRSSSRRETSKHSVPLKPFGDAAGNDKNSIKERRRADIQRNKHKSKGIASKRKELAGVSQPASHHRPHPEFIDNNMLPKHRIKPSNHSAVATQATQTYIYLEKNASADPIESETGAADRQAAKFWFRHTNRNADKQIHGSHTSAKIAQQHLGLKKHKQPTKRNLKSDNVQAVKKPAGYFIKHRNLSEDPSDAKKIPGSLANRKALSKPEVAVMEDDIDWCQSFTEQDFPDSDRRRIRADLHRLPWFSREDIQKMEFLAKGEVVSKTRMPGHGQVLQVALDAPADQQKPSVMKNSHQHGEGRGRSTTHSERCQQGCCALVKRTDDWIEVFAFHLDRVLGLNRSLPAVLRTFHSHVLPNRYINGTPRPAVWWDPDIHHLSDEDNDQNSIQLSWVHYQKLLKARCGSETDLRSAPCVGVQHSEWGSLALFDFLLQVNDRLDRYCCGFIPDPAELCVENRLYGKCANTKDLLLVHILVRKTDPSTLVFIDNAGRPQQSTDNLNFKLVEGIDEKLESPNGFPT comes from the exons GCCTGGCGAGTGTGGTCCAAACTCTGGTGTGGTCACAAATGGATCCTACTTCTTAcccctcttttccttctcttcctcatGATCTTTGTGATGACAGTCACCCTGCCACTCCCTTCACCACCCGCTCACATCGCCTGGAGGTCGTCCCGGGCCCTGAGTTCTACGGGGGAGTTCAGGTCCAGGAACAGGATTGTGGAGACCCTTCCAGCTGCTGGCTTCCAGCAGCCACTCACTCACATGTACAGCAGGAGCTTGAGAAGCAGCAGTAGAAGAGAGACATCTAAACATTCTGTGCCACTTAAACCTTTCGGGGACGCTGCTGGCAATGACAAAAACAGCATCAAAGAGAGACGTCGCGCTGAcatacaaagaaataaacacaaaagcaaaggCATTGCCTCCAAGAGAAAAGAGCTGGCAGGcgtcagccagccagccagtcaTCACCGTCCCCATCCAGAGTTTATAGACAACAACATGCTGCCAAAGCACAGAATTAAACCAAGCAACCACAGTGCTGTGGCAACGCAAGCTACACAAACATATATTTATCTTGAAAAGAATGCTTCAGCAGATCCCATAGAAAGTGAGACAGGAGCTGCAGATAGACAGGCAGCCAAATTTTGGtttagacacacaaacaggaatgCAGACAAACAGATACATGGCAGCCATACAAGTGCAAAGATAGCACAACAACAcctgggtttaaaaaaacacaaacaaccaaCAAAACGCAATCTGAAATCAGACAATGTGCAGGCTGTTAAAAAGCCTGCTGGATATTTCATAAAACACCGTAATCTCTCTGAGGATCCCTCAGATGCGAAAAAGATCCCGGGATCACTGGCCAACAGAAAGGCTTTGTCCAAACCAGAGGTAGCTGTGATGGAAGATGACATCGACTGGTGTCAAAGCTTTACAGAGCAGGACTTCCCAGACAGCGACCGCAGAAGGATCAGGGCCGACTTGCACCGCCTTCCCTGGTTCAGCAGGGAAGACATCCAGAAGATGGAGTTCCTCGCTAAGGGCGAGGTGGTTAGCAAGACCAGGATGCCGGGACACGGACAGGTGCTCCAAGTGGCACTGGATGCTCCAGCAGACCAGCAG AAGCCATCCGTGATGAAAAACTCACATCAGCACGGAGAAGGACGTGGACGTTCAACTACCCACAGTGAGCGCTGTCAGCAGGGCTGCTGCGCCCTGGTCAAGCGCACTGATGACTGGATTGAAGTGTTCGCCTTCCACCTGGACAGAGTGCTGGGACTCAACAGAAGTCTCCCCGCAGTTCTGAGGACCTTTCATAGCCACGTGCTGCCCAACAGGTACATTAATGGCACCCCCAGACCTGCAGTGTGGTGGGACCCAGATATTCACCACCTTTCTGATGAAGACAATGACCAGAACTCAATACAGCTCAGCTGGGTTCACTACCAGAAACTGCTAAAAGCTCGCTGTGGGAGTGAAACAGACCTGAGGTCAGCCCCCTGCGTGGGAGTGCAGCACTCAGAGTGGGGAAGCCTAGCTCTTTTTGACTTCCTGCTGCAG GTAAACGACCGGCTGGACAGGTACTGCTGTGGATTCATACCTGATCCCGCAGAACTCTGCGTGGAGAACCGGCTTTATGGAAAGTGTGCCAACACCAAAGACCTGCTGCTGGTTCACATCCTG GTGAGGAAGACGGATCCCTCCACACTGGTGTTTATAGATAATGCAGGGAGACCACAACAGTCCACAGACAACCTCAACTTCAAGCTGGTTGAGGGCATTGATGA GAAGCTTGAATCACCAAATGGCTTTCCAACCTGA
- the gask1a gene encoding uncharacterized protein gask1a isoform X5, which translates to MAWRVWSKLWCGHKWILLLTPLFLLFLMIFVMTVTLPLPSPPAHIAWRSSRALSSTGEFRSRNRIVETLPAAGFQQPLTHMYSRSLRSSSRRETSKHSVPLKPFGDAAGNDKNSIKERRRADIQRNKHKSKGIASKRKELAGVSQPASHHRPHPEFIDNNMLPKHRIKPSNHSAVATQATQTYIYLEKNASADPIESETGAADRQAAKFWFRHTNRNADKQIHGSHTSAKIAQQHLGLKKHKQPTKRNLKSDNVQAVKKPAGYFIKHRNLSEDPSDAKKIPGSLANRKALSKPEVAVMEDDIDWCQSFTEQDFPDSDRRRIRADLHRLPWFSREDIQKMEFLAKGEVVSKTRMPGHGQVLQVALDAPADQQKPSVMKNSHQHGEGRGRSTTHSERCQQGCCALVKRTDDWIEVFAFHLDRVLGLNRSLPAVLRTFHSHVLPNRYINGTPRPAVWWDPDIHHLSDEDNDQNSIQLSWVHYQKLLKARCGSETDLRSAPCVGVQHSEWGSLALFDFLLQVNDRLDRYCCGFIPDPAELCVENRLYGKCANTKDLLLVHILVRKTDPSTLVFIDNAGRPQQSTDNLNFKLVEGIDDCSSVGLLELD; encoded by the exons GCCTGGCGAGTGTGGTCCAAACTCTGGTGTGGTCACAAATGGATCCTACTTCTTAcccctcttttccttctcttcctcatGATCTTTGTGATGACAGTCACCCTGCCACTCCCTTCACCACCCGCTCACATCGCCTGGAGGTCGTCCCGGGCCCTGAGTTCTACGGGGGAGTTCAGGTCCAGGAACAGGATTGTGGAGACCCTTCCAGCTGCTGGCTTCCAGCAGCCACTCACTCACATGTACAGCAGGAGCTTGAGAAGCAGCAGTAGAAGAGAGACATCTAAACATTCTGTGCCACTTAAACCTTTCGGGGACGCTGCTGGCAATGACAAAAACAGCATCAAAGAGAGACGTCGCGCTGAcatacaaagaaataaacacaaaagcaaaggCATTGCCTCCAAGAGAAAAGAGCTGGCAGGcgtcagccagccagccagtcaTCACCGTCCCCATCCAGAGTTTATAGACAACAACATGCTGCCAAAGCACAGAATTAAACCAAGCAACCACAGTGCTGTGGCAACGCAAGCTACACAAACATATATTTATCTTGAAAAGAATGCTTCAGCAGATCCCATAGAAAGTGAGACAGGAGCTGCAGATAGACAGGCAGCCAAATTTTGGtttagacacacaaacaggaatgCAGACAAACAGATACATGGCAGCCATACAAGTGCAAAGATAGCACAACAACAcctgggtttaaaaaaacacaaacaaccaaCAAAACGCAATCTGAAATCAGACAATGTGCAGGCTGTTAAAAAGCCTGCTGGATATTTCATAAAACACCGTAATCTCTCTGAGGATCCCTCAGATGCGAAAAAGATCCCGGGATCACTGGCCAACAGAAAGGCTTTGTCCAAACCAGAGGTAGCTGTGATGGAAGATGACATCGACTGGTGTCAAAGCTTTACAGAGCAGGACTTCCCAGACAGCGACCGCAGAAGGATCAGGGCCGACTTGCACCGCCTTCCCTGGTTCAGCAGGGAAGACATCCAGAAGATGGAGTTCCTCGCTAAGGGCGAGGTGGTTAGCAAGACCAGGATGCCGGGACACGGACAGGTGCTCCAAGTGGCACTGGATGCTCCAGCAGACCAGCAG AAGCCATCCGTGATGAAAAACTCACATCAGCACGGAGAAGGACGTGGACGTTCAACTACCCACAGTGAGCGCTGTCAGCAGGGCTGCTGCGCCCTGGTCAAGCGCACTGATGACTGGATTGAAGTGTTCGCCTTCCACCTGGACAGAGTGCTGGGACTCAACAGAAGTCTCCCCGCAGTTCTGAGGACCTTTCATAGCCACGTGCTGCCCAACAGGTACATTAATGGCACCCCCAGACCTGCAGTGTGGTGGGACCCAGATATTCACCACCTTTCTGATGAAGACAATGACCAGAACTCAATACAGCTCAGCTGGGTTCACTACCAGAAACTGCTAAAAGCTCGCTGTGGGAGTGAAACAGACCTGAGGTCAGCCCCCTGCGTGGGAGTGCAGCACTCAGAGTGGGGAAGCCTAGCTCTTTTTGACTTCCTGCTGCAG GTAAACGACCGGCTGGACAGGTACTGCTGTGGATTCATACCTGATCCCGCAGAACTCTGCGTGGAGAACCGGCTTTATGGAAAGTGTGCCAACACCAAAGACCTGCTGCTGGTTCACATCCTG GTGAGGAAGACGGATCCCTCCACACTGGTGTTTATAGATAATGCAGGGAGACCACAACAGTCCACAGACAACCTCAACTTCAAGCTGGTTGAGGGCATTGATGA CTGCAGCAGTGTCGGTCTACTGGAATTAGATTGA
- the gask1a gene encoding uncharacterized protein gask1a isoform X6, with product MAWRVWSKLWCGHKWILLLTPLFLLFLMIFVMTVTLPLPSPPAHIAWRSSRALSSTGEFRSRNRIVETLPAAGFQQPLTHMYSRSLRSSSRRETSKHSVPLKPFGDAAGNDKNSIKERRRADIQRNKHKSKGIASKRKELAGVSQPASHHRPHPEFIDNNMLPKHRIKPSNHSAVATQATQTYIYLEKNASADPIESETGAADRQAAKFWFRHTNRNADKQIHGSHTSAKIAQQHLGLKKHKQPTKRNLKSDNVQAVKKPAGYFIKHRNLSEDPSDAKKIPGSLANRKALSKPEVAVMEDDIDWCQSFTEQDFPDSDRRRIRADLHRLPWFSREDIQKMEFLAKGEVVSKTRMPGHGQVLQVALDAPADQQKPSVMKNSHQHGEGRGRSTTHSERCQQGCCALVKRTDDWIEVFAFHLDRVLGLNRSLPAVLRTFHSHVLPNRYINGTPRPAVWWDPDIHHLSDEDNDQNSIQLSWVHYQKLLKARCGSETDLRSAPCVGVQHSEWGSLALFDFLLQVPTLRVSHVQPGFPPLFKALPVMVLTLISALLDKSNKKTCCCYYSDICFTSYTKHIVV from the exons GCCTGGCGAGTGTGGTCCAAACTCTGGTGTGGTCACAAATGGATCCTACTTCTTAcccctcttttccttctcttcctcatGATCTTTGTGATGACAGTCACCCTGCCACTCCCTTCACCACCCGCTCACATCGCCTGGAGGTCGTCCCGGGCCCTGAGTTCTACGGGGGAGTTCAGGTCCAGGAACAGGATTGTGGAGACCCTTCCAGCTGCTGGCTTCCAGCAGCCACTCACTCACATGTACAGCAGGAGCTTGAGAAGCAGCAGTAGAAGAGAGACATCTAAACATTCTGTGCCACTTAAACCTTTCGGGGACGCTGCTGGCAATGACAAAAACAGCATCAAAGAGAGACGTCGCGCTGAcatacaaagaaataaacacaaaagcaaaggCATTGCCTCCAAGAGAAAAGAGCTGGCAGGcgtcagccagccagccagtcaTCACCGTCCCCATCCAGAGTTTATAGACAACAACATGCTGCCAAAGCACAGAATTAAACCAAGCAACCACAGTGCTGTGGCAACGCAAGCTACACAAACATATATTTATCTTGAAAAGAATGCTTCAGCAGATCCCATAGAAAGTGAGACAGGAGCTGCAGATAGACAGGCAGCCAAATTTTGGtttagacacacaaacaggaatgCAGACAAACAGATACATGGCAGCCATACAAGTGCAAAGATAGCACAACAACAcctgggtttaaaaaaacacaaacaaccaaCAAAACGCAATCTGAAATCAGACAATGTGCAGGCTGTTAAAAAGCCTGCTGGATATTTCATAAAACACCGTAATCTCTCTGAGGATCCCTCAGATGCGAAAAAGATCCCGGGATCACTGGCCAACAGAAAGGCTTTGTCCAAACCAGAGGTAGCTGTGATGGAAGATGACATCGACTGGTGTCAAAGCTTTACAGAGCAGGACTTCCCAGACAGCGACCGCAGAAGGATCAGGGCCGACTTGCACCGCCTTCCCTGGTTCAGCAGGGAAGACATCCAGAAGATGGAGTTCCTCGCTAAGGGCGAGGTGGTTAGCAAGACCAGGATGCCGGGACACGGACAGGTGCTCCAAGTGGCACTGGATGCTCCAGCAGACCAGCAG AAGCCATCCGTGATGAAAAACTCACATCAGCACGGAGAAGGACGTGGACGTTCAACTACCCACAGTGAGCGCTGTCAGCAGGGCTGCTGCGCCCTGGTCAAGCGCACTGATGACTGGATTGAAGTGTTCGCCTTCCACCTGGACAGAGTGCTGGGACTCAACAGAAGTCTCCCCGCAGTTCTGAGGACCTTTCATAGCCACGTGCTGCCCAACAGGTACATTAATGGCACCCCCAGACCTGCAGTGTGGTGGGACCCAGATATTCACCACCTTTCTGATGAAGACAATGACCAGAACTCAATACAGCTCAGCTGGGTTCACTACCAGAAACTGCTAAAAGCTCGCTGTGGGAGTGAAACAGACCTGAGGTCAGCCCCCTGCGTGGGAGTGCAGCACTCAGAGTGGGGAAGCCTAGCTCTTTTTGACTTCCTGCTGCAG GTTCCAACACTGAGGGTCAGTCATGTGCAGCCTGGGTTTCCTCCTCTTTTTAAAGCTCTCCCAGTCATGGTTCTGACATTGATTTCTGCTTTGCTggataaaagcaataaaaagacctgttgttgttattactcTGACATTTGCTTCACAAGTTACACAAAGCACATAGTTGTATAA